The Candidatus Polarisedimenticolaceae bacterium DNA window GAGGCCGTCTCCCAGCACGGCGCGTTCCGCGGAGGGCTGCTCGCCATCGGGCGCCTGGCCCGCTGCCACCCCTGGAGCCGGGGTGGGTTCGATCCCGTTCCCCCACCCGCGACTCCCGCGCGTCCACGGCGCGGCTGAGACGCCCGAGCCCTTCATGGAAAAACGTCTCGTCGCCGCTCTGGTCTTGACGATCGTCATCTATTTCGGGTGGGCCTATGTCGCCCGGAAGCTCTATCCGCCGCCTCCGTCGCCGCCGCCCGCGGCGGAAGGGCCCTCGCCGGCCGCACCGGCACCTGCTCCCAGCGCCGAGACTCCCGCGGCCGCCCCCGCGTCGCCGATCTCCGCCTCGGCGTCCGAGGCCGCCAAGGAAGAGACCCTGCGCCTGGAGACCGGTTCCGCGATCGTCGAGCTGACGAATCGTGGAGGCCGGGTCCGTTCCTGGTCGCTCAAGGGCTTCGAGAGCGCTGGGCGCCCGGTGGACTTCGTCCCTGATGCCGCACGCGCCGCAGGCGTACTGCCGCTGGCGCTCGCGTTCGAGGACAAAGCGATCCTCCCCGGCATCAACGACGCGCTGTTCACGATGACCCGCACCGATGAGCCGGACGGGCGTATCCAGGTGGCGTTCCATTGGTCGGACGGCGCCGGGAGCGAGGTCGAAAAGACGATCCGGATCCCGAAGGACGGCTATCTCGCCGATGTCGAGGTCAAGGCGATCGATCGCGGACGGCCGGTCGGCGCACGCCTCTTCTGGGGCCCGGGACTCGAGGTCGAAGACC harbors:
- the yidD gene encoding membrane protein insertion efficiency factor YidD is translated as MIDRLVVALLHGYKRFVSPVLPPACRFHPTCSEYAVEAVSQHGAFRGGLLAIGRLARCHPWSRGGFDPVPPPATPARPRRG